A window of Amycolatopsis australiensis contains these coding sequences:
- a CDS encoding methionine ABC transporter ATP-binding protein — protein MITVENLSKSFAANGNSVIALRDVSVDVQAGSLFGVVGPAGSGKSVLARCIALQERPDRGVVRLDGLNTGTLDGRRLREIRRQLGVVSTKPELLAERTIAGNIASPLEQLGVDGPQRRSRVGSLLDLVGLTQRAAQRPGELTAGQLRRVAVAKALAAAPAVLLADDPTAGVDPEEAGAVLTVLDRARSELGTTVVITTPDAGVVRRVCDDVAVLEDGTVVERGTVLDLISNPASRTAQALLPAIETTRSQAARYDRSVDVVLVGFASVGALLPEAAGRFDVEFATIGGGLTRIGDTPVGRFRLGVRGERADAALAWVAERGGHVTHTARGPQGVAA, from the coding sequence GTGATCACCGTCGAAAACCTGTCCAAATCCTTTGCTGCCAACGGAAATTCGGTCATCGCCCTGCGCGACGTGAGCGTCGACGTCCAGGCGGGCTCGCTGTTCGGCGTGGTCGGCCCCGCCGGGTCGGGCAAGTCCGTCCTCGCCCGGTGCATCGCGCTGCAGGAGCGCCCCGACCGCGGCGTCGTCCGCCTCGACGGTCTCAACACCGGCACCCTCGACGGCCGGCGGCTCCGCGAGATCCGCCGCCAGCTCGGCGTCGTCTCGACCAAGCCCGAGCTTCTCGCCGAGCGCACCATCGCCGGCAACATCGCCTCCCCACTGGAGCAGCTCGGCGTCGACGGCCCGCAGCGCCGCAGCCGGGTCGGCTCCCTGCTCGACCTCGTGGGCCTGACGCAGCGTGCGGCGCAGCGTCCCGGTGAACTGACCGCCGGCCAGCTCCGCCGCGTCGCGGTCGCGAAGGCGCTCGCCGCGGCTCCCGCCGTGCTGCTCGCCGACGACCCGACCGCCGGGGTCGACCCGGAGGAGGCCGGCGCGGTGCTCACCGTGCTCGACCGCGCCCGCTCCGAGCTGGGCACCACCGTCGTGATCACGACGCCGGACGCCGGCGTGGTCCGGCGGGTCTGCGACGACGTCGCGGTGCTCGAAGACGGCACGGTCGTCGAGCGCGGCACGGTCCTCGACCTCATCTCGAACCCGGCCAGCCGCACCGCGCAGGCGCTGCTGCCCGCGATCGAGACGACGCGTTCGCAGGCGGCGCGCTACGACCGCTCGGTCGACGTCGTGCTGGTCGGCTTCGCGTCGGTCGGCGCGCTGCTGCCGGAGGCCGCGGGCCGGTTCGACGTCGAGTTCGCCACCATCGGCGGCGGCCTGACCCGGATCGGCGACACCCCGGTCGGCCGGTTCCGCCTGGGCGTCCGCGGCGAGCGGGCCGACGCGGCGCTGGCATGGGTCGCCGAGCGCGGCGGCCACGTGACGCACACCGCGCGCGGC